The proteins below come from a single Sorghum bicolor cultivar BTx623 chromosome 4, Sorghum_bicolor_NCBIv3, whole genome shotgun sequence genomic window:
- the LOC8058637 gene encoding probable glycosyltransferase 2: MGQEGMGYSSKGGGGGGGGGAGGLPMTAPRPRGASPLHHHSRSRKIHRTFNNLKITVLCGLVTILVLRGTIGLNLSLPSQPSDADALADAKAVEDIDRILREIRSDSGPDPDDEGDFSAASGFNASALSATEADAAYAAAVGRYALGPKISDWDAQRRRWLARNPGFPATVAGGKPRIMLVTGSQPGPCDNPLGDHYLLKTTKNKIDYCRIHGIQIVHNLAHLDNELAGYWAKLPLLRRLMLSHPEVEWIWWMDSDALFTDMAFELPLSRYDGHNLIIHGYQDLLFEKHSWIALNTGSFLFRNCQWSLDLLDAWAPMGPKGFIRDQAGKVLTANLKGRPAFEADDQSALIYLLLSQKDKWMDKVFIENSYYLHGFWAGLVDKYEEMMENHHPGLGDERWPFVTHFVGCKPCGSYGDYPVERCLRSMERAFNFADNQVLRLYGFSHKGLESPKIKRTRDQTTRPINDVENLDMKAKISTVS, encoded by the coding sequence ATGGGGCAGGAGGGGATGGGGTACAGCAGCaagggcggaggaggaggaggaggagggggagcgggAGGGCTGCCGATGACGGCGCCGCGGCCGCGGGGCGCGTCGCCGCTCCACCACCACAGCCGGTCGCGCAAGATCCACCGCACTTTCAACAACCTCAAGATTACCGTGCTCTGCGGCCTCGTCACCATCCTCGTCCTGCGGGGCACCATCGGCCTCAACCTCTCCCTCCCCTCGCAGCCCTCCGACGCCGACGCGCTCGCCGACGCCAAGGCCGTCGAGGACATCGACCGCATCCTCCGCGAGATCCGCTCCGACTCCGGCCCCGACCCCGACGACGAGGGCGACTTCAGCGCCGCCTCCGGGTTCAACGCCTCCGCGCTCAGCGCCACCGAGGCCGACGCGGCGTACGCGGCCGCGGTCGGCAGATACGCGCTGGGCCCCAAGATCTCCGACTGGGACGCGCAGCGGCGACGCTGGCTAGCACGGAACCCGGGCTTCCCGGCCACCGTTGCCGGGGGCAAGCCTAGGATTATGCTCGTCACCGGCTCGCAGCCGGGGCCCTGCGACAACCCGCTCGGTGACCATTACCTGCTCAAGACTACCAAGAACAAGATCGATTACTGCCGCATCCATGGCATCCAGATCGTCCACAACCTCGCGCACCTTGACAACGAGCTCGCGGGATACTGGGCCAAATTGCCGCTGCTGCGACGCCTCATGCTCTCCCACCCGGAGGTCGAGTGGATCTGGTGGATGGACAGCGACGCGCTCTTCACCGACATGGCGTTCGAGCTGCCACTGTCGCGCTACGATGGTCACAACCTCATCATCCACGGCTACCAGGACCTCCTCTTTGAGAAGCACTCTTGGATTGCTCTCAACACCGGCAGTTTCCTCTTCAGGAATTGCCAGTGGTCGCTTGACCTACTGGACGCGTGGGCGCCCATGGGCCCCAAGGGCTTCATCCGCGACCAGGCCGGCAAGGTACTCACGGCGAACCTCAAGGGCCGGCCAGCATTCGAGGCCGACGACCAGTCGGCACTGATTTACCTCTTGCTCTCGCAAAAGGACAAGTGGATGGACAAGGTGTTCATAGAGAATTCCTACTACTTGCATGGCTTCTGGGCTGGGCTGGTGGACAAGTATGAGGAGATGATGGAGAATCACCACCCAGGCCTTGGTGACGAGCGGTGGCCTTTTGTGACTCACTTTGTTGGGTGCAAGCCATGTGGGAGCTATGGGGACTACCCAGTGGAGCGCTGCCTCAGGAGCATGGAGCGAGCGTTTAATTTTGCCGACAACCAGGTGCTTCGGCTATATGGTTTCTCACACAAGGGGCTGGAAAGCCCCAAGATCAAGAGAACCAGGGATCAGACAACCAGACCGATTAATGATGTGGAGAACTTAGATATGAAGGCCAAAATATCCACAGTTTCCTGA
- the LOC8059623 gene encoding pentatricopeptide repeat-containing protein At3g63370, chloroplastic, which produces MAPPPPPPPHLLPRSSSFTSSVITPASPHRGSHRPNTSVPNASTTTATAAQLSLLRAHVRAGRMRPAREVFDAMPDRGRSLVAWTTLMSGYATHGPASEALELLLCMLGLLVRPDAFVFSVALRACAAVGSLGLGRQLHGAVAKLGYVGADLFVANGLVTMYSSCQSLRCAEKVFGSITSPDLVSWTSMLSAYTENGCDAEALMLFMEMARDGIACDAFTLSVALRAASSLGHVGLGHQLHCCMIKMGLVGKEFLDNCLIGFYGRSGELQLMRNVFDEMNGKDLVSWNTIIQCYAENLCHEEASAHFRAMMFEFAECDEFTLGSILHVVTATGAFGHGMEIHGYLIRAGLDSDKHVMSALIDMYVNWATLHKRYRVFPLRMLKYYLTVQGKLDQFIVASSLKSCASGLDLVAGRMLHACILKSNMNPDSFVTSSLVDMYAKCGALEESNMLFSRTKNPGTAVWSAAISGNCLNGQYGRAVHLFRRMQSEHVQPNEFTYTAILTACMALGDTDSGMEIHSNSIRSGYGTNTSVLKSLITFYLRQGRYHQALKLCLALSNHDISWDTLVESFSQVDHHVGIVNLFHVIQRCGANLDYHTARLILSSCGKLGLLEEGLQAHAYMTKRGLASTACTNSYLIDMYSSCGSLRHAFDAFNYMPDKDASSWTSIVAANVENGCPETAIRLFSQMQKEKCRPTPEAFLSVLKACARTGLVNEAFRFFASMTEVYKIQPSEEHYSHMIEVLSRAGMFKEAEHFIDSVVPSESGASAWSLLCAAAKQNGNDKTVKLAGDRLARLPGGC; this is translated from the coding sequence atggcgcctcctcctcctcctcctcctcacttGCTGCCGCGCTCTTCCAGCTTCACGAGCAGCGTCATCACCCCCGCGTCCCCACACAGGGGCAGCCACAGACCCAATACGTCCGTCCCAAACGCCTCCACCACTACCGCCACCGCGGCGCAGCTCTCGCTGCTCCGCGCCCACGTCCGCGCCGGCCGGATGCGGCCCGCGCGGGAGGTGTTCGACGCAATGCCGGATCGAGGGAGGTCCCTCGTCGCATGGACCACGCTCATGTCCGGGTACGCCACCCACGGTCCAGCCTCCGAGGCGCTCGAGCTGCTCCTCTGCATGCTCGGTCTTCTCGTCAGACCCGACGCCTTCGTCTTCTCTGTCGCGCTGCGAGCCTGCGCCGCCGTCGGGAGCCTTGGACTCGGCAGGCAGCTCCACGGCGCCGTCGCCAAGCTCGGGTACGTGGGCGCCGACCTCTTTGTGGCCAACGGCCTCGTCACCATGTACTCGAGCTGCCAGTCACTCCGTTGCGCTGAGAAGGTCTTCGGCAGTATCACCTCTCCGGACCTGGTTTCCTGGACATCTATGCTCAGTGCATACACCGAGAACGGATGTGACGCCGAAGCGCTGATGCTGTTCATGGAAATGGCCCGTGATGGCATCGCGTGCGATGCTTTTACACTGTCGGTGGCACTCAGGGCAGCTTCGAGTTTGGGCCATGTGGGATTGGGCCATCAGCTACACTGCTGCATGATCAAGATGGGGTTGGTCGGCAAGGAGTTCCTGGATAATTGTCTGATCGGATTCTATGGACGGTCCGGTGAACTGCAGCTGATGCGAAACGTGTTCGATGAGATGAATGGCAAAGATTTGGTTTCTTGGAACACCATAATCCAGTGTTATGCTGAAAACTTGTGCCACGAAGAAGCCTCAGCTCATTTTCGTGCTATGATGTTTGAATTTGCAGAATGCGACGAGTTTACCCTGGGCAGCATTCTTCATGTTGTTACCGCAACTGGTGCTTTTGGTCATGGTATGGAAATACATGGCTACCTCATCAGAGCCGGTTTGGACTCTGACAAGCACGTTATGAGTGCTCTCATCGATATGTATGTCAATTGGGCTACTCTTCATAAGAGGTACCGTGTGTTTCCTTTGAGAATGTTAAAATATTATCTGACAGTCCAGGGCAAGCTGGATCAATTCATCGTGGCAAGCAGTCTGAAGTCATGTGCTTCTGGTCTAGATCTGGTAGCAGGGAGGATGTTGCACGCTTGCATTTTAAAGTCTAATATGAATCCAGATTCTTTTGTTACTAGTTCGTTGGTCGACATGTATGCTAAATGCGGTGCTCTGGAGGAATCAAATATGCTGTTTTCAAGAACCAAGAATCCAGGTACAGCTGTGTGGTCTGCTGCTATCTCAGGAAACTGTCTGAATGGCCAGTACGGAAGAGCAGTGCACTTGTTTAGGAGGATGCAGTCAGAGCATGTGCAACCTAACGAATTCACCTACACCGCTATACTTACGGCATGTATGGCTCTTGGAGATACTGATAGTGGTATGGAGATCCACAGCAACTCGATTCGAAGTGGGTATGGAACCAACACCTCTGTCCTGAAAAGTTTGATTACCTTTTACCTAAGACAAGGTAGGTACCACCAGGCTCTGAAACTGTGCTTAGCACTCTCAAACCATGATATTTCTTGGGACACATTGGTTGAATCATTTTCTCAGGTTGACCATCATGTTGGAATAGTTAATCTCTTTCATGTTATCCAACGTTGCGGTGCGAACCTTGACTACCATACTGCACGTCTCATCTTGAGTTCGTGTGGGAAGCTGGGACTTCTTGAGGAAGGGTTGCAAGCACATGCCTACATGACCAAGCGTGGCCTTGCTTCCACAGCCTGTACCAACAGCTATCTCATCGACATGTACTcaagttgtggtagccttagacATGCGTTCGATGCCTTCAACTATATGCCTGACAAGGATGCATCTTCCTGGACCTCAATAGTGGCAGCAAACGTCGAGAATGGCTGCCCAGAGACTGCCATTCGCCTGTTTTCACAGATGCAGAAGGAGAAGTGCCGTCCGACACCAGAGGCATTTTTATCTGTGCTGAAGGCCTGTGCGAGAACTGGCCTAGTAAATGAAGCATTCAGGTTTTTTGCGTCCATGACGGAGGTTTACAAGATACAGCCCTCGGAGGAGCATTATTCCCACATGATTGAAGTCTTGAGTCGTGCGGGGATGTTCAAGGAGGCAGAGCATTTCATCGACAGTGTTGTTCCTTCTGAATCTGGCGCGTCGGCCTGGAGTTTGCTTTGTGCTGCTGCGAAACAGAACGGAAATGATAAGACGGTAAAGCTTGCAGGAGACAGACTAGCAAGGCTTCCTGGTGGATGCTGA